A segment of the Xenopus tropicalis strain Nigerian chromosome 6, UCB_Xtro_10.0, whole genome shotgun sequence genome:
GTGAGGAGACAAGAACCCTGGTAAGGTATTTGCCCCCCAGCCCTACTGTCTGCCCCTGACTCCCTATCTGCATGGCCTACACTTCCCATGATGCCTACACTTCCCATGTTGCCTACACTTCCCATGATGCCTACACTTCCCATGATGCCTACACTTCCCATGATGCCTTCTCACACACCACCTGACATTCTGTTTTTCAGGCCTTGGAGGAGGAGAGATCTCAGAACTTCCAGCACCTTCTGCAGCTGGACAACGAGGTTCTGATCCCAAACCAGGAGCCCATTGATTGTCTCATTTGCTTCTCAGAGGTCCCAGTAGGGGGCGGTGTTCTGCTGAGAGAGTGTCTGCACAGCTTCTGCAGGTAAAGCCCCTCCCCTGACTGTTCGGTTGCCCATAAAGGGGCGGGGCATTAaggttctgtgcccatacatGTGGTTGGCAAAGTGGCACTCTCGGGTGGATGGGAATGAAGGGGTTAAGGGCCTGGCACAGTCGCCCCCGGGGGCTAATATGGTGCATCTGCTTTGCCAGGGAATGTCTGCGCCAACTGGTGAACTGCTGCGAGGAACCCGAGGTGTCGTGTCCCTTCCGAGATGAGACCTACGCGTGTAACAGCAAACTGCAGCAGCGAGAGATCCGCGCCGTGAGTGCTAcacttccaggggtacccggggcacaatcagcaccccaaatcccccctaactggccttcagactgggcccccttagcccataacaaggttacagatatatagaaacattggggtaacagtcaccctgctatagttccaggggtacccagggcacaaataagcactcaccccaaatcccccctaactggccttcaggctgggcccccttagcccataacaaggttacagatatatagaaacattggggtaacagtcaccccgctatagttccaggggtacccagggcacaaataagcactcaccccaaatcccgccctaactggccttcaggctgggcccccttagcccataacaaggttacagatatatagaaacattggggtaacacaaATGCCCCCCTCTCTCCCGGCTGACAGTTAGTGGCGCAGGAGGAGTACAGTCGGTTCCTGGAGAGGGGGCTGGTGGTTGCCGAGAGCAGAAGCCATGACAGTTACCATTGCCGCACAGCCGACTGCCGGGGTTGGTGCGTTTATGAAGACTCCGTCAATGAGTTCACCTGCCCCATTTGCCACGCCCAGAACTGCCTCACCTGCAAGGTAAATATTCCCCAAACCCCCCGCCCAGTAGGGGGCAGCACCAGTTACTATAGATTAGTACCGAGGCGCCATTTATACTGTTACAGCCAGTAACGCGCATTGCTCCGCCCACCCACAGGCCATACACGACGGGATGAATTGCCGCGAGTACCAAGACGATTTGCGGATCCGAGCGCAGAACGACGCAGCCGCCAGGCAGACCAATGACATGCTCAAGGTAGCTCCTCCCCCTATTATAGCAGCACTTGGtctttcttaaaggggcagttcacctttacgttagtacgttatagaacggccaattctaagcaagttttcaattggtcttcattatttatttgtcagagtttcttcttctgcctctttgcagctttcaaatgggggtcactgaccccggcagccaaaccctattgctctgtgaggctccagttttactgttattgttactttttattccttatctttctattcagcccctcccctattcatatgcCAGTCTCTCATGTAAACCActtgctggttgctaaggtaatttgcaacctagcaaccagagagctgcaaactgcagagctgctgaacaaatagtgaaataactaaaaaaccacagatgataaaaaaagaagaccaattgcaaattgtcctctgaatatcactctctacaatatactaacagttaacgcaaaggtgaccaaccccctTTTAACTCCACCCGCCATAGGCTTCCTCAGGTCAGTTTCAGaccaagtgggaggagccacggGGGGTATTAGGCAAAGGCCCAGAGAACCAATGAGAATGTCGGTTTGTCCCGCAGACGCTGGTGCAGACCGGGGAGGCGATGTACTGCCCCGTGTGTCAGATCATTGTACAGAAGAAGGACGGATGTGATTGGATCCGCTGCACCATGTGTCAGACTGAGATCTGCTGGGTGACGAAGGGCCCGCGCTGGGGGCCACAGGTACGTGACCTGCAGGGACTGGGGTAACAGTGGCCCTAATGCCCCTACACTGCTCCTGTGGGAGGAATGTGACTGCTGTGGGTGTGGGACTAACTGATTGGTTCCTTTAATGAACCTATCACAGGCTGGCTTCACTTTATACTAAACTCCGCCCCTTGTTTCTTTCCAACAATCATGAAAGGAGTGGGCGTGATCTAATCAGATTAACGATCTTTAAACACCCCCGACATCTGGGCAGGGCGGATACAATAAGGGCAAATACGGACAAGGAAAGGTCAATTCTGCCATGTTTTAAGCAACCAGATCTATTACCCCCAGTGATTGCTTCAGTGCTCCACTTCTTCACTTGCTCCTCCCAGTGACTGTACCTTTTAACTGGCCCCGcccagtgactgtacctttcAACTGGCTCCGcccagtgactgtacctttcAACTGGCTCCGCCCAGTGAATGTACCTTTCCACTGGCTCCGcccagtgactgtacctttccACTGGCTCCGcccagtgactgtacctttcAACTGGCTCCGcccagtgactgtacctttcAACTGGCTCCGcccagtgactgtacctttcAACTGGCTCCGcccagtgactgtacctttcAACTGGCTCCGcccagtgactgtacctttccACTGGCTCCGcccagtgactgtacctttccACTGGCTCCGCCCAGTGACTGTACCATTCAACTGGCTCCGcccagtgactgtacctttcAACTGGCTCCGcccagtgactgtacctttccACTGGCTCCGcccagtgactgtacctttcAACTGGCTCCACCCAATGACTGGACCTTTTAACTGACTCCGcccagtgactgtacctttcAACTGGCTCCGcccagtgactgtacctttccACTGGCTCCGcccagtgactgtacctttcAACTGGCTCCACCCAATGACTGGACCTTTTAACTGGCTCCGcccagtgactgtacctttcAACTGGCTCCGCCCAGTGACTGTACCTTTGCCAGACTAAATGAGAAGCGCCAGtgggtttattttccctttttctcttttaggATACCCACAGGGCAATCACTATGGCAACTTCCTTTAACCCTTTGCTGTTGTTGTTTGTGCCCCACAGGGCCCCGGAGACACGTCGGGAGGCTGCCAGTGCAACATCAATGGGAAGAAATGTGACCCCCGGTGTCAGAACTGTCACTGAGTACAAAGGGGAGGGGCTTCCTATTTGCCCTTACGGCTGGACTGTTTCTATGGCAACCACCGTGTCTGGGGTGGGAGGGGATCATTGCGGCCCACCAGCAGACTCTGAGAATTCCCCCATCTCCCACCTCAGTGTGCACTGAATTCATGCCCCATGGTATTTATTCTGCCCCCAGAAGGGGCAATAACAGGGTACAGGGGCAttcacaataggccctggcatttcaagcccactgtggcccaatagacagtgacCGTGGCGCCGTAGCTCCGGGCTCGGCTGCAGCCCCTACGGTTCAACCCCCTCCTCATCCTCGGCTGTTGGCCCAAACCCACCGCATTGGGGTATGAAAGGGGGCATTAAGCATTATTTGCCCTATCCTAAACTCATTAATCTCTGgtttttgtttgcatttgaatTTCCTTTTggtttgacttccccttgaaTTTCCCTGTTACGTATATAACAACCTCGGGGATTGGTTAGTGAAGCGCTGCCTTTACTTCCTGTCCGTCGCTCACGGTCCCTTTCCTGCGACACTAAAGTGATTTCTGCCTGATTTTTGTCTCCTTTGGAAATCGAatctataacaataataataataatgctttatatTTGCAAGAATTGGGCAAAATCGTTATTTACGGGTCACCCGGGGGGGCGGAGTTAGTGAGATCGAATTCCGTAAATTTGCAAAGATGTGATCCCCTTGGGTTTTAGGCGCCACCTAGTGAAGCAAATTGGTAACTGCCGGCCTGGAGCAGGAGGTTGgggatttgggggggaggggcttgGGGGGTGAAAGGGCAAACTGGCACTGGTATCAGGGCATTGACTAGCAGGCAGTGCTGCACTGATAGCGGGGGAATTTCTTGTGAGCAGGCAACACAAGGCTTATAGCAGGGGAATCACTTCGATTGGTCTgactattaccgtatatactcgagtataagcccaggtacctaattttacctggaaaaacctattgacttgagtataagcctagggtgggaaatgcaaccgcttctcagtttcaataatcaaaataaattccaataaaattaggatctatcaatcttactgaacaaataggTGCTCTCGCCACACAAAGAGTTAATAGCAGGCCAGTTTGAGCTTTTCCCTCCCCCtattacacacacagacaccggagctgaagcagggagcgtgtgatgtcacgccgggggggggcagggcaaGGAAACAGGAAGGAGCAGCACACAGAAGAGCACACAGGGAGTCAGGTAGCAGaggtactcgagtataagccgagggttaatttttcagcacattttgggcttatactcgagtatatacggtatgtattaAATGAGCTTTCTCTTCAAGTTTTCTAATTTCCTCTACTTTGGCGCCACCTAGTGACCCATTTGTATATTGCCTCATTAGTTCTCATTGCTGGTGATGCTTTATGGGTTAAGTTTAAAGTTGCAGAAAATGTGACATTCAGGTCTCTCTCCCCCCGATTGGCAGAAAGGTTTCTGGGTTTGTGCGGAGACATCTATGAAAGTTCTGTGTGCTTTATAGAACGGCTTTTCCGCGGCTGCGTTGGCGTCCATGGAATCTATGGTTTCTTCCCACAAGGAAAGCGGCCTATTGCACAGCTTATCCCTACAGGTACGAGCGCAACTGGATTATCTCTTATATGGTTTAACAGAGTTTCCATGACTAATATAAATAAAGTTGGTGACAGAGGGCAGCCTTGCCTAGTACCAATAAATATCTGGACTTTGGGGGCTTTAAGTTCACTTTAAGTaggttacagaatgtcctattcctagcaactttacaactggttattattatttcttttctatAGGTTTTGGACTATTTACATTTctcttctatatctttccagctttcaaatgggggtcagtgaccccggcagccaaaccctattgctctgtgaggctccagttttattgttattgttactttttattccttatctttctattcagcccctcccctattcatattcctctctctcctgtcaaaccactgcctggttactaagctaaacaagaccctagcaaccggagagctgctgaacaaaaagctaaatacctgaaaagccacaaagaataaaacataaatacattgtAGTTATTTTCCTTCCAGTTCAGTTGCCTCTCACCGTCCCTTGGTCAGAATCTCACATTCCCTTAGTTAatttagttgctcttctctgtactttcacAATGCAGTTGTACTAATGGGAGACCAAAGGATGGCGCTGTAGGGTAATACTGTAAGCTCTCTGCCACTTGTAGCAAAATATTGCTTGAGGCAGCGTTCAGTTACCCGTGGCgcctcattaaaggacaagtaaagccctAGACAATGCTTGTCATACtgttagttacatagggctgctggtcaccggggggggggggggctccctgGCAATATTGTAGTGTGAATTCCCCTGGGGATGCTCTGCTGGAGTTGGCACAGATAAGTGGAATACAAGGCAAGGGGGTAGAGGAGAGAAGAGCCATAGCTTTAGCTCCATAGAGCTGCCGTACACACATTCCTCCTATATTACTTGGCTCAGAGTGAGTGAAAGCTTATAGGCCAGGATCCCTGGAACATTCCATGCAAGTCACACCAAGTTGGGTGTGGCTTGTTCTGGACCACCCTCTGGCAACAGGAGAGAAaaacccatcaagttcaacccttccaaaccaGCGGTGAAATCTCAGATATTACCATGATACTCAGAGAGAGGACCAGGCAGCGGGCAGTCTCAGCACCAGGGGGATAACAGACCCAGAACATTGTTCCTTCCCATGGGGTTCTAGAGCAGATTAAGCAGAGGGACCGTGTGGAGACCAACTAATGTCCGGTGCCACCACAAATGGTCCATGTTATGTTCAAGGTCTTGGGATGCCAGACCAGCCTTTGTGTCCAGCTTCCGGCCATCCTCTCATGTCTCCTAATAGCGAGGAAAGAACATTACATGGCCGGTGGGTCACAACTGCCCCAAACCATTAGCCCAGTGCCCCCGACCAACCCATAGATTTGCCCCTATAttgaaaaaaggccaaagtcTCAGCTCTTCATCGTGCTGTTGGTTTAGAAGTCAGGAGTCCAATCATTTAGGGCAATTCTATTGGTCGGACGAAACTTTTAGTCTCCATCTTATCTATAGGGCCTCTGCCCGGTGTCTGCAGGAGAACCTAGAACATGATTGGTCAGATCAGGAAACATGGCAGCGGTGGCTGCTAGGGGCTGTCTATTATGTCCAGCTATGTCTCTAGATCAGCACCGGTCTCCTGTCTCTGCTTCAGGGATTTCACAGGGAAGGTGGGGAGTCTATAAGTAAGAGACAGTCAGGGGCCAAAGGGGAACTAAACAGGGTGAATTGGCCAAAGGTCTGGGCGGCCACAAACAGCAGTAGGCAGGTGTAGAGGGTACAGACTGGTTACTGGGGAGCAGGGTAACATAGCAACACAGAGGCAGCAGCACTCAGACAGGCAGAATTCTCCCCACAAGGAAAATAGTAGCTCAGTAGTCGAGCAACACAGGAGTTCCAAGAGCTAGCACTCACCCATAATGCTCAGGCCAGGAAGTGAGGGATTTATATAGGGAAGGAACTGATTGGCTGAATCTAATTATCAGTTTGCTGGGATTTGCCCCGCCCATCAGGGAAGGCAGAAGAACACACAATGTCACCTACACAAGATTCCCTGGGTCACTGCAAGGAGAACCGGTACCGCCCAATGGTAACGCTCAGAGCACAGACTGGCGAGATGATCTCAAATGCAACAATACCATGTGGGCAGGCAGGGGGCGCCGTACAGACTAATACAGGGGGAGCCGGTATCAGATGGACCTCAGTTCCAAGTCCAAGGGTTCTGATGCCCCGCCCTGCGTACTGGATAATGGCGCGAAGGAATGACCCCCACACCCCCAGGCAAACGTCATTTTATTCCGTTTATAGCGAGATGCTCAGTGTTACTATGCAAGGAATAAACCAATCAGCAGACTGGGACAAACAGAGGCGCTTGGGGGAGTGGTAGTAGTAGCAATGGGACCCCCCTGTACATTAAATACCCACGAGCCAATCCCGTGCAATCCTTCTGGCAACGCCCCCCCCAATACCGGACGCCATGTTTGCAGCCCTTACCCAGAAGCCCCCTGGCTCTCAACAAATCACCATTCCACCAGCCGGTTTGgtttaaaagatatatttttgtttaatttaacGAGCCCATAATGGGATGTAATGGACACAATCGTTTCTTCGCACGAGTCCCTTTTTCCTCCTCGGTTTGGTTCTTTCCGGACAAAAACAGTGAAAACGCAGAGAAGCAGGAACAAAAAATTCCCCCGagacaaaaaataaacataaaaaaaacaaaaagatacgGACGCAGCGCCTGTGAGTTACGGAGCCGTGTCCGGATCTACTTCCTGCTCGGAGGAGCAAAGGGACCGTTGCCTGGCAAATCATCCATGGCATCTGCTGAGGCCAACGCGCAGGGGGAGGGGCTTCCCGGTGCTGAGCTGTCGGCTGCCGTTACTTGGGGGGCCGGTAGGCAATCTTCCTGGACTTCAGCACGCTCCATCGGTGTCTCTTCATGTAGTAGATGAGTGGGATCAGGATGGAAGAGATCATcagcacctgggggggggggggggggagaagagacCAATGAATTAGGGGGGGGAACACGTGGGACTGAGCCCCTCCCATCTGTATACGCCCCATTACAGGCTGATCCTGCTTGACCCGAGCGGATGCAGAGAAGGAGGAGCCTCACTGGCGCCAAATGACAGGGgttgtaacttttagtatgatgtagagagtcatattctgagataatttgcagttggtcttcattttttattatttgtcgtttttttaactatttccatttttgttcagtagctctcctgTTGCTAGGGtgtaaattaccttagcaaccagtgagtggtttgaatgagaggctgaaacCAGACTCTGAAAGCCAGGCTGAAATGGAATATTAAAGGGGCATCTCACAGCAATGCACCGGCTTTCTACACCCAGGGGGCGGACCCTCACAGTGGAGGGGGAGGGGTCACATTTCTGGGATATGGTGCAATAAATTAGAAATTATGGGGACCAGATTGggtgaattatttcactttttgttcagcagctctgcagtttggagtttcagcagctatctggttgctagggtccaaactaccttagcaaccaggaatcagtttggatgagaggctgtgATATGaattaatagaaagataaggaataaaaagtaacaataacaataaaactggagcctcacagagcaatagggtttggctgccggggtcagtgacccccatttgtaaagctgcagaagaaggcggcaaatgattcaaaaactataagaaataaataatgaagaccaattgaaaaattgctaggaataggatattctataaccaTCTCTATGGTCTACTCTCGCCCAGCAAcgcttagcaaccaatcagcttccATATGGGAGGAATAATTCAACAATCCACAAAGGGGCAAAAAGGTTTTACAGTTTTGGTCAAAAACGGCAATTGCAACCCAACAGGGAGCCGGGGGCCCCGGGCCCTGTAACCAACCCCCTTGCATGTGATCAGGCCTGGAATTAAAGGCCACGTTAAGGGAAAGGCGACACACTTACTTTAAGGCCCATTCGCTTGCGCTGGTCGTGTTCCGGTTCTGAAGCCCAACGCAGGAATGTGCAGACGTCCTTAGCAACCTGCGACATGGTGGCCGGGGTCCCTGCGAGAAGCACAGAGAGAGTCAGGTACTCGGCCCCAGGTAACCGCTCCCTCCATAGAAACCATTGGGCAAGCTGGGCAGGCTCACTTTCTGGCAGCCCATGGAGGGACCGGGCTCATACCGagacggggggggggcactcacCATCATCAAATTCCAGGACCTCGTTATAAATAGGGGGCGCCATCCCGACGGCCTGGCCGGGGAAGTACGGGTTGTAATACAGTCCTTCTCTTAAACTGACGCCAGCGGGGGGGTCGCAGTAACCAGTCAGGAGAGAGAAAACGTAATCCTCCCCGCCGTGCCTGCAATGCAAAGCAACACATTCAGGGGGCGGAGCCAAGAGATAACGGCATCAGTGTAGTGGGAGGAGCCTGTGTGTTGCCCCAAATGGCTAAATGGTACgttggtcgggggggggggggggggggggggggggtagtgcacCCCACTGTACCTGGCATTGACAATGTAGCTGAGGTCGGGGGGCAGCGCCCCATTGTTGGACGCTCTGGCCGCCTCGTCATTGGGGTACGGCTTGGGGAAATAATCCGACAGCTTCCCGGGCCGGGTGAACATCTCCCCATTCTCATCCGGGCCGTCCAGAATCTCAAACTGAGCAGAGAGACAGTCAGTGGGGAACCCCCCCCCATTTACTAGAACCTTAGAACCCATTATTTACATCCAATGTCTCCTCCTCCTTAATGGACACGAAAACCGAACTCATGGGGGAACCCCCCCATTTACTAGAACCCATTTATTTACATCCAATGGGGGGGCCATTTGTCTCCCCCGCCTTAATGGACACGGAAAGCAGAACTCATGGGGGAACCCCCCATTTACTAGAACCTTAGAACCCATTTATTTACATGCAACGTGGGGGCCACTTGTCTCCCCCGCCTTAATGGACAGGGAAAACAGaactcatgggggggggggggggggaatatgtaCGCCCCCCCCAGTAAATGTAACGGCCGGGCTGGTCCCCCCATTTAGCCCAGGGGAACCCACAGTGACTGAATTCCCTAGGGGGGGCCTTACATTTCGGAACCCCCCCCTCAGTGAATtcagctttccttgtcctttaaaggcgcAGGGCGATGATGATGATGGGGAGACTGTACCTCTTCCGCCAGCGCTTTGGCCTCTGCTTCCGTGTGGGAGACGCCGATGAGGTTCCTAAAGGCCAAGTATTCCATACTGTGACAGGCGGCGCACACCTGTTTGTACACCTGGTAGCCGCGCCGGATGCTGCGCAGGAGAGAAGCGACAGTTAGTGGCGCAGGAGTGATTCGCTGATGGGAAGTGCCTTCT
Coding sequences within it:
- the cyc1 gene encoding cytochrome c-1, with amino-acid sequence MAAACLVLRRSLGGAVLQGGRAAWPVAPQANMSFSTLSRGRKVALSTLGILVAGGSGLAFALHQSVKASELELHPPSYPWSHNGLLSSLDHASIRRGYQVYKQVCAACHSMEYLAFRNLIGVSHTEAEAKALAEEFEILDGPDENGEMFTRPGKLSDYFPKPYPNDEAARASNNGALPPDLSYIVNARHGGEDYVFSLLTGYCDPPAGVSLREGLYYNPYFPGQAVGMAPPIYNEVLEFDDGTPATMSQVAKDVCTFLRWASEPEHDQRKRMGLKVLMISSILIPLIYYMKRHRWSVLKSRKIAYRPPK